The following proteins come from a genomic window of Terribacillus aidingensis:
- a CDS encoding deoxyribonuclease IV → MIIGSHVSMSGKKMLLGSSEEAYSYGANAMMIYTGAPQNTRRKAIEELNIEAGRVHMKEHGITDIVVHAPYIINVGNSIKPETFELGVNFLRSEIERTEAIGAKQIVLHPGAHVGEGVAAGIQKIIEGLNEVLVKDQNVQIALETMAGKGSEVGSNFEELARIIDGVTHNDKLSICFDTCHTHDAGYDIVNDFDGVLDQFDRVIGLDRLKVLHVNDSKNERGARKDRHENIGFGHIGFDALRYIVHHDQLQQLPKILETPFVGEDKKNKKAPYAHEIDMLMNNSFNPNLKENIMA, encoded by the coding sequence ATGATAATTGGATCACATGTTAGTATGAGTGGTAAGAAAATGCTCTTGGGATCAAGTGAAGAAGCTTATTCTTATGGCGCTAACGCCATGATGATTTACACAGGGGCACCGCAAAACACAAGAAGAAAAGCGATTGAGGAGCTTAATATAGAAGCTGGCCGGGTGCATATGAAAGAGCATGGCATTACAGATATCGTTGTACACGCTCCTTATATCATTAATGTCGGCAACTCGATCAAGCCGGAGACATTCGAATTGGGTGTGAACTTCCTCCGCAGTGAAATAGAACGGACAGAAGCTATTGGAGCGAAGCAGATTGTGTTGCACCCAGGTGCGCATGTTGGCGAAGGAGTCGCGGCGGGTATCCAAAAGATTATTGAGGGTCTGAATGAAGTACTCGTAAAGGACCAGAATGTTCAGATTGCCTTGGAAACAATGGCTGGAAAAGGATCTGAAGTAGGATCCAACTTTGAGGAATTGGCACGTATCATCGATGGCGTCACACATAATGACAAGCTTTCCATCTGCTTCGATACTTGCCATACGCATGATGCAGGCTACGATATCGTGAATGATTTCGATGGTGTATTGGATCAATTCGACAGAGTGATTGGTCTGGACAGGTTGAAAGTTCTCCATGTCAACGACAGTAAAAATGAACGAGGAGCCAGAAAAGACCGTCATGAGAATATTGGATTTGGTCATATCGGCTTCGATGCTTTGCGGTATATTGTTCATCATGACCAGCTCCAGCAGCTGCCGAAGATACTGGAAACGCCATTCGTTGGAGAAGATAAAAAGAACAAGAAAGCACCGTATGCGCATGAAATCGATATGCTCATGAACAACAGCTTTAATCCGAATTTAAAAGAAAATATCATGGCTTAA
- a CDS encoding DEAD/DEAH box helicase, translating into MKNHQFKQYALQPTVNEAIDKLGFANPTPIQEKVIPAVLRGDSVIGQSHTGSGKTHSYLIPLFSKLKEAEQHAQFVVTAPTRELAIQIYEEARHFIKLAGKENDWHAKLFIGGTDKKRSIEKLKTQPQIVIGTPGRILDLMEEQALDLYPATSFVLDEADLMLDLGFIKEVDQILTRMRQDVQLLVFSATIPERLQPFLKKYLENPKHFEIGGHLSPETMEHRLVPMRHRDEAEMIMKIASVIQPYMAIIFVNGKDAANVLAAELTDKGLQVGLLHGGLTPRERKRVLRDIQELRFQYLVATDLAARGIDIKGVSHVINAQLPKEEPFYVHRVGRTARAGMEGTAISLYNDYDLELIQKLDKKGLEFTTYDIANGEWKELKAWNERVTRKKTESDNESQAWKQVRKPKKVKPGYKRKMQYQKNKIKKKLDRQDRFKRK; encoded by the coding sequence ATGAAAAATCACCAATTTAAACAATACGCGCTTCAGCCAACAGTCAATGAAGCGATTGATAAACTAGGCTTTGCCAACCCAACACCGATCCAGGAAAAAGTCATCCCGGCAGTTCTGCGGGGCGACAGTGTTATCGGCCAATCTCATACTGGATCTGGTAAGACACATTCTTATTTGATCCCGTTGTTCAGTAAATTGAAGGAAGCCGAGCAGCATGCACAATTCGTTGTCACAGCACCGACACGCGAACTTGCTATCCAGATTTATGAGGAAGCCCGTCATTTCATAAAACTTGCCGGTAAAGAGAATGATTGGCATGCGAAGCTATTCATTGGCGGAACAGACAAGAAAAGATCAATCGAGAAATTGAAAACACAGCCGCAGATCGTCATCGGTACCCCAGGAAGAATCCTGGATCTGATGGAGGAGCAGGCACTGGACTTATATCCAGCTACCAGCTTTGTTCTTGATGAAGCAGATTTGATGCTTGATTTAGGCTTTATTAAAGAGGTAGATCAGATTTTGACACGTATGCGTCAGGATGTACAACTGCTTGTCTTCTCAGCGACAATTCCAGAGCGTTTGCAGCCGTTCTTGAAAAAGTACTTGGAAAATCCAAAGCACTTTGAAATTGGCGGTCATCTATCTCCAGAAACGATGGAGCATCGCTTAGTTCCGATGCGGCACCGTGATGAAGCAGAAATGATCATGAAAATAGCTAGTGTCATCCAGCCATACATGGCCATTATTTTCGTGAATGGAAAGGACGCAGCCAATGTCCTTGCAGCAGAGCTTACGGATAAAGGCTTGCAGGTCGGTCTTCTTCACGGCGGACTTACACCTAGGGAACGAAAACGCGTACTTCGCGATATTCAGGAACTGCGTTTCCAGTATCTTGTTGCGACGGATTTGGCCGCACGCGGCATCGACATCAAAGGTGTCAGCCATGTCATTAACGCCCAGCTTCCGAAAGAAGAACCATTCTATGTACACCGTGTAGGAAGAACTGCACGTGCTGGTATGGAAGGGACTGCAATCAGTCTGTATAATGATTATGACTTAGAACTGATTCAGAAACTGGATAAGAAAGGTCTTGAATTTACGACCTATGACATTGCCAATGGAGAATGGAAAGAACTGAAAGCGTGGAACGAACGGGTTACACGTAAGAAAACTGAATCTGATAATGAATCCCAAGCTTGGAAGCAAGTACGTAAACCGAAGAAAGTAAAACCGGGCTACAAACGGAAAATGCAGTATCAGAAAAATAAAATCAAGAAGAAGCTGGACCGACAAGATCGTTTTAAGCGAAAGTAA
- a CDS encoding 4-hydroxy-3-methylbut-2-enyl diphosphate reductase has product MNVIKIAPRGYCYGVVDAMVIAQNAVRDENLPRPIYILGMIVHNAHVTNAFETEGVITLDGSDRMELLEQIDSGTVVFTAHGVSPEVKQRAHEKGLTVLDATCPDVTRTHDLIREKVAEGYEVVYIGKKGHPEPEGAIGVAPGKVHLVQTEEDVQALELDAPKLIVTNQTTMSQWDVYDVMQLVKEKFPQTEMIQEICMATQVRQEAVAEQAKDADLTLVVGDPRSNNSNRLAQVSQEIAGTKAYRIEDLSQLKLEWLEGVETVAITAGASTPTPVTKEVINFIEKFDPANLEDVKLEFNVDPKKILPKVKVKKA; this is encoded by the coding sequence ATGAACGTAATTAAAATAGCGCCACGAGGTTACTGCTACGGTGTGGTAGATGCCATGGTGATAGCGCAGAATGCCGTACGGGATGAGAATCTTCCCCGGCCGATCTATATTCTCGGCATGATCGTGCATAATGCCCATGTGACCAATGCATTTGAAACGGAAGGCGTCATCACACTCGATGGTTCGGACCGAATGGAGCTTTTAGAACAAATAGACAGCGGTACCGTTGTATTCACTGCTCATGGTGTCTCTCCTGAAGTGAAACAGCGCGCACATGAAAAAGGTCTGACTGTCCTTGATGCTACATGCCCGGATGTGACACGTACACATGATCTGATCCGCGAAAAAGTAGCAGAAGGCTATGAAGTCGTCTATATCGGTAAAAAAGGACACCCGGAACCAGAAGGTGCTATCGGCGTCGCTCCTGGTAAAGTTCACCTTGTCCAGACCGAAGAAGACGTCCAAGCACTTGAATTGGATGCACCGAAACTTATTGTTACCAATCAGACGACAATGAGTCAGTGGGACGTCTACGATGTCATGCAGCTTGTGAAAGAGAAATTCCCGCAAACAGAAATGATTCAAGAAATTTGCATGGCGACACAGGTGCGCCAGGAAGCAGTTGCCGAACAGGCGAAAGATGCTGATCTTACACTGGTTGTCGGCGATCCGCGAAGCAACAACTCCAATCGCCTCGCACAAGTATCTCAAGAGATTGCTGGTACGAAAGCATACCGTATCGAAGATCTTTCCCAGTTGAAGCTGGAATGGCTGGAGGGAGTCGAAACAGTTGCTATTACTGCTGGTGCCTCTACTCCTACTCCTGTGACAAAGGAAGTTATCAATTTTATCGAGAAATTTGATCCAGCGAACCTGGAAGATGTGAAGCTGGAATTCAATGTTGATCCGAAGAAGATCCTTCCGAAGGTAAAAGTTAAGAAAGCGTAA
- a CDS encoding Nif3-like dinuclear metal center hexameric protein: MTDKQKRIADVIAYFESWCPPSLAEKWDNVGLQVGTLDQAVSGVLTTLDVTEAVVDEAIMHNANLIIAHHPLLFAPPKKLDIDTPKGRVIQKLLKHDITVYAAHTNLDIVEGGVNDLMADALGLEQKRVFLPLGHQIFKKLIVFVPKTHEQNVKDALHTNGAGNVGNYEKVSFVSEGSGYFQPNAEAQPFIGQAGEIERVEEVRIEMLVPEENISKAVAAMIEAHPYEEVAYDVYPVEMKGKAYGLGRTGKLPSPMTLQELAQLVKQRYDVQHIRFTGDASASVETVAVLGGSGRDYIDQAMQQADVYITGDLTFHETQDAMLAGLCLIDPGHYAEKIMKQKVADYLQPAFTNVPIRVSQVNTDPFQAI; the protein is encoded by the coding sequence ATGACTGATAAGCAGAAGCGTATAGCAGACGTGATTGCGTATTTCGAGTCATGGTGCCCGCCTTCGCTTGCAGAAAAGTGGGATAATGTCGGGTTGCAAGTGGGAACGCTTGATCAAGCTGTTTCGGGTGTGCTGACGACATTGGATGTAACCGAAGCCGTTGTAGACGAGGCTATCATGCATAATGCCAATCTGATTATTGCACATCACCCATTATTATTTGCACCTCCAAAGAAATTGGATATCGACACTCCTAAAGGACGCGTCATTCAGAAGCTTCTGAAGCATGATATAACTGTGTATGCAGCGCATACGAATCTCGACATTGTTGAAGGTGGTGTCAATGATTTGATGGCAGATGCATTGGGGCTTGAACAAAAGCGCGTGTTCCTTCCTTTGGGACATCAAATTTTCAAAAAATTGATTGTGTTTGTTCCGAAAACACATGAACAAAACGTGAAGGATGCATTGCATACGAACGGAGCCGGAAACGTAGGTAACTATGAGAAGGTCAGTTTTGTTTCAGAAGGCAGCGGGTATTTTCAGCCGAATGCGGAAGCACAGCCATTCATCGGTCAAGCAGGAGAAATAGAACGCGTAGAAGAGGTTCGTATCGAAATGCTTGTGCCTGAAGAGAATATAAGTAAGGCAGTAGCTGCTATGATAGAAGCACATCCTTATGAGGAAGTCGCTTACGATGTTTACCCTGTTGAAATGAAAGGGAAGGCTTATGGATTAGGAAGAACCGGTAAACTGCCTTCTCCCATGACCTTGCAGGAATTGGCTCAACTGGTGAAACAGCGGTATGATGTCCAGCATATACGATTCACGGGTGATGCTTCTGCCTCAGTAGAAACAGTAGCTGTACTCGGAGGAAGCGGCCGGGATTATATTGATCAGGCAATGCAGCAAGCTGATGTATATATAACAGGTGATTTAACTTTTCATGAAACACAGGATGCAATGCTAGCGGGTCTTTGTCTTATTGATCCCGGTCATTATGCAGAGAAGATTATGAAGCAAAAAGTGGCTGATTATCTACAGCCTGCATTTACAAATGTGCCAATACGTGTGTCGCAAGTAAACACGGATCCATTTCAAGCTATATAA
- a CDS encoding tRNA (adenine(22)-N(1))-methyltransferase TrmK has product MNVLSLSERLSAVAAHLPKSAHFVDVGSDHAYLPCYVCLQDPSSKAVAGEINEGPYRSAQKQVKLQGLTDQIDVRKGDGLAVVQPDEVKQVVVAGMGGPLIASILEQGKEKLGRVEQLIVQPNIDARALRKWFQKNGFILQKEQILEEAGHIYEVLVAVREGKSIYHEDADVREKELLFGPVLLKEKNEAFRAKWLDYKRKLERNVANMQHAQQVDEAKLASFKTELRWLEEELND; this is encoded by the coding sequence ATGAACGTTTTATCATTGTCAGAGCGGCTTTCAGCAGTCGCTGCCCATTTGCCGAAATCTGCGCATTTTGTCGATGTTGGATCTGATCATGCTTATCTACCTTGCTATGTATGTTTGCAGGATCCATCCAGCAAAGCTGTAGCAGGAGAAATTAATGAGGGACCATATCGCAGTGCTCAGAAACAGGTGAAGCTACAAGGCTTAACAGATCAAATAGATGTACGAAAAGGAGATGGACTTGCAGTTGTTCAACCAGACGAGGTAAAACAAGTCGTTGTCGCAGGTATGGGCGGTCCATTGATTGCATCAATTTTAGAACAAGGCAAAGAAAAGCTTGGTCGTGTAGAACAGCTTATTGTTCAGCCCAATATAGATGCCAGAGCTCTGCGCAAATGGTTCCAGAAAAATGGATTCATCCTGCAGAAGGAACAAATCTTAGAAGAAGCCGGCCATATTTATGAGGTGTTGGTAGCTGTTCGTGAGGGAAAGAGTATTTATCACGAGGATGCAGATGTACGTGAGAAGGAGCTTTTGTTTGGTCCTGTCTTATTGAAGGAAAAAAATGAAGCTTTCCGGGCAAAATGGCTGGACTACAAGCGGAAGCTGGAGCGTAATGTGGCGAACATGCAGCATGCTCAGCAAGTTGATGAAGCTAAGCTTGCATCTTTCAAAACAGAGCTTAGATGGCTGGAGGAGGAATTAAATGACTGA
- the rpoD gene encoding RNA polymerase sigma factor RpoD, with the protein MAENKPAGSKVNETEMTLEQAKELLVEMGKKRGVLAYEEVSERLASFELDSDQMDEIYEHLNEQNVEVIGESDQDPNMKQIAKEEEFDLNDLSVPLGIKINDPVRMYLKEIGRVDLLSAKEEIALAERIEAGDEVAKRRLAEANLRLVVSIAKRYVGRGMLFLDLIQEGNMGLIKAVEKFDYRKGFKFSTYATWWIRQAITRAIADQARTIRIPVHMVETINKLIRVQRQLLQDLGREPSPEEIGEEMELTPEKVREILKIAQEPVSLETPIGEEDDSHLGDFIEDQEATSPSDHAAYELLKEQLEDVLDTLTDREENVLRLRFGLDDGRTRTLEEVGRVFGVTRERIRQIEAKALRKLRHPSRSKRLKDFLE; encoded by the coding sequence ATGGCAGAGAATAAGCCAGCAGGTTCTAAAGTGAATGAGACTGAAATGACATTGGAGCAAGCAAAAGAACTCCTTGTTGAAATGGGTAAAAAGCGTGGAGTCCTTGCTTATGAAGAGGTAAGTGAGCGTCTTGCAAGCTTTGAATTGGATTCCGATCAGATGGATGAGATCTACGAGCACTTGAACGAACAAAATGTGGAAGTGATTGGTGAATCCGACCAGGACCCGAATATGAAACAAATTGCGAAAGAGGAAGAATTCGACTTGAATGACCTAAGTGTACCACTGGGCATCAAGATCAATGACCCTGTCCGCATGTACTTGAAAGAAATTGGCCGCGTCGATTTATTGTCAGCAAAAGAGGAAATTGCGCTGGCTGAACGTATCGAAGCTGGAGATGAAGTGGCAAAACGCCGATTGGCGGAAGCGAACTTACGTCTAGTAGTAAGTATTGCAAAACGTTATGTAGGACGTGGAATGCTGTTCTTGGATTTAATCCAGGAAGGTAACATGGGTCTCATTAAAGCAGTTGAAAAATTTGATTATCGTAAAGGTTTCAAATTCAGTACGTATGCTACTTGGTGGATCCGTCAGGCAATCACTCGTGCAATTGCTGACCAAGCGCGTACAATTCGTATTCCTGTGCATATGGTCGAAACGATCAATAAGTTGATCCGTGTGCAGCGTCAGCTCCTGCAGGATCTAGGGCGTGAGCCGTCTCCAGAAGAGATTGGTGAAGAGATGGAGCTTACACCGGAAAAAGTACGTGAAATCTTGAAAATTGCTCAAGAACCTGTATCCCTTGAAACACCAATTGGTGAGGAAGATGACTCCCATCTTGGGGACTTTATTGAGGATCAGGAAGCAACTTCTCCTTCTGACCATGCAGCATACGAATTGCTGAAAGAACAGTTGGAAGATGTACTTGATACATTAACTGACCGGGAAGAGAATGTGCTTCGTCTGCGTTTCGGACTTGATGACGGAAGAACAAGAACACTTGAAGAAGTCGGCCGGGTATTCGGCGTAACCAGAGAGCGTATCCGTCAAATCGAAGCTAAAGCATTGCGCAAGCTTCGCCATCCAAGCCGTAGCAAACGCTTGAAAGATTTCCTGGAATAA
- the dnaG gene encoding DNA primase, with protein sequence MAGAIPEEIVEEVRKSNDIVDVVGEHVQLKKQGRNYFGLCPFHGEKSPSFSVTQEKQIFHCFGCGKGGNVFTFLMELEGLSFSQAVQKLAERSGTEVPASVAAQQERGQSREEQTALEANEWVVKLYHNLLRNTKEGKTGYEYLLGRGLTDETIDTFQLGFAPNSRDFTVKFLEGKGYKPQELLHTGLFSTDKENKPQDRFRGRVIFPIRNHLGKTVGFGGRTLGGGQEPKYLNSSESELFQKGRMLFNFDLARSEIRKTGQVVVFEGYNDVIAAHQAGVRNGVATLGTSLTETQARLLKRYAEQVVICYDGDKAGFEATYRALQILQKTGNHVRVAMLRDGLDPDDYIREHGAEKFKRSIIDAALTAMSFMMHYLKQDFNLSLEGDRLQYVEKVLDEIAQIESSVEREHYLRELSNAMDLSLDTLVADLEPRLRKRESKRGASNSAKAPAPKQQSRRNYEKKIPTAFQTAEKQLLAHMLRTAAIADKVQEELGASFITDQVQVIATHLYAFYEEGNDADVSQFVSSLEDPSLQQLVIQAAMLPVVEDISDQEISDYIRTIKREQVNKTDISQLLAEQRQAEQENDPIRAAQIAMKIMEIRRTLKSSL encoded by the coding sequence ATGGCTGGTGCAATACCAGAAGAAATAGTCGAGGAAGTCCGCAAGTCAAATGATATCGTCGATGTGGTCGGCGAGCATGTCCAATTAAAGAAACAAGGCCGGAACTACTTCGGGCTTTGTCCATTCCATGGTGAAAAATCACCATCATTCTCCGTGACCCAGGAAAAGCAGATTTTTCATTGTTTCGGTTGTGGAAAGGGAGGAAATGTATTTACCTTTCTAATGGAATTAGAAGGCCTTTCCTTTTCCCAGGCTGTTCAAAAGCTTGCAGAGAGAAGCGGGACAGAGGTGCCTGCTTCTGTAGCAGCACAGCAGGAACGCGGGCAATCCAGGGAAGAGCAGACTGCACTTGAGGCGAACGAATGGGTCGTCAAGCTCTACCATAACTTGCTGCGCAACACGAAAGAAGGTAAGACTGGTTATGAATATCTTCTCGGCCGCGGTTTGACGGATGAGACGATTGACACCTTCCAGCTAGGCTTTGCACCAAACAGCAGAGACTTTACTGTAAAATTCCTTGAAGGAAAAGGATACAAGCCGCAAGAACTGCTTCATACAGGTCTTTTTTCAACCGATAAAGAAAATAAGCCTCAGGATCGCTTCCGGGGGCGCGTTATTTTCCCGATACGGAACCATCTCGGTAAGACAGTAGGCTTCGGTGGCCGTACACTAGGTGGAGGTCAGGAACCGAAGTACTTGAACAGTTCCGAAAGTGAGCTTTTCCAAAAAGGAAGAATGCTGTTCAATTTCGACTTAGCCAGAAGTGAAATTCGTAAGACGGGTCAGGTCGTTGTATTCGAGGGTTACAATGATGTGATTGCAGCGCATCAAGCAGGTGTCAGAAACGGGGTTGCAACGCTTGGGACATCTCTGACAGAGACCCAGGCAAGGCTTTTAAAGCGGTATGCAGAGCAGGTTGTCATTTGTTATGACGGCGATAAGGCGGGGTTTGAAGCGACTTACCGAGCTTTGCAAATACTGCAAAAAACTGGCAATCATGTGCGTGTTGCTATGCTTCGGGACGGTTTGGATCCAGATGACTACATCCGTGAGCATGGAGCAGAGAAGTTCAAACGATCCATCATCGATGCAGCACTGACGGCTATGTCCTTCATGATGCACTACTTGAAGCAGGACTTCAACCTTTCACTTGAAGGAGATCGCCTGCAGTATGTAGAAAAAGTATTGGATGAGATTGCGCAGATTGAAAGCTCTGTAGAACGGGAACACTATCTGCGGGAGCTGTCTAACGCAATGGACCTTTCCTTGGATACGCTTGTCGCCGATCTTGAGCCCAGACTCCGTAAACGGGAAAGCAAGAGAGGAGCCAGCAATTCGGCTAAAGCACCGGCTCCAAAGCAGCAATCCCGTCGAAATTATGAAAAAAAAATACCAACTGCTTTTCAGACGGCAGAAAAACAGCTGTTGGCGCATATGCTTAGAACAGCGGCAATTGCGGATAAAGTGCAAGAAGAGTTAGGGGCTTCATTTATAACGGATCAGGTCCAGGTGATCGCCACTCATCTGTATGCTTTTTACGAAGAGGGCAATGATGCGGATGTGAGCCAGTTCGTATCATCGCTGGAGGATCCTTCCTTGCAGCAGCTGGTCATCCAGGCAGCTATGCTGCCGGTAGTCGAGGATATCAGTGATCAGGAAATCAGCGATTATATCCGCACCATTAAACGCGAGCAAGTGAATAAGACGGATATTAGCCAGCTGCTGGCCGAACAGAGGCAAGCCGAACAGGAAAATGATCCCATTCGGGCAGCACAGATAGCCATGAAAATCATGGAAATACGAAGAACTTTAAAAAGTTCTCTGTAA
- a CDS encoding DUF188 domain-containing protein — translation MKSHNPIVYVDADSCPVKKEIVSACAAYHVPVRFVTTINHLSSDSDASWVVLDPVDQAVDWYILNHITSGACVVTQDLALATLLTAKDVTVITPRGELITEDDADEILLRKHMRIQNQRQGKRIKGPSKLTAADRRRFLTIFSSFCRKMQESDGSC, via the coding sequence ATGAAATCACATAACCCTATTGTCTATGTGGATGCAGATAGCTGTCCTGTCAAGAAGGAGATTGTTTCTGCATGTGCAGCCTATCACGTTCCTGTCCGATTCGTAACCACAATCAATCATCTGAGCAGTGATTCAGATGCCTCCTGGGTGGTTCTTGATCCAGTGGATCAGGCGGTGGATTGGTATATTCTGAACCATATAACGTCTGGAGCTTGTGTTGTAACTCAAGACCTAGCTTTGGCTACTTTGCTCACAGCCAAGGACGTAACAGTCATCACACCTCGCGGAGAGCTGATTACGGAGGACGATGCCGATGAGATCCTTCTAAGAAAGCATATGCGAATCCAAAATCAACGACAGGGCAAACGAATTAAGGGACCTTCCAAGCTGACAGCTGCCGACAGAAGAAGATTCCTTACTATTTTTTCGTCTTTTTGTCGAAAAATGCAGGAATCAGACGGAAGTTGTTGA